The following nucleotide sequence is from Brachyspira suanatina.
ATGAGTTATCTGTGATGAATCTTTTTCATATTTTGAAGTGTCTATATTATCAAATTTTACCAAAGCCTCATTTTCAAACATTGATACTGCTCTTGCATATTCGCTTGACTCCTGAGCACTAACAAAATAAGCCTCAAAACCTCTAGCACTTGGACTGAATGAAGCATTGGCATGAACACTAACAAATAAGGCATTTTTTGCTTTATCAGTATTTATTTTTGCAGCATCATTAGCTATTTCAAAACGCTTTTCAAGAGTAGGGTAGGTGTCTCCTGTTCTTGTAAGTACAATTTTGACATTAGGAAGCAAATCCTCTAATTCTTCTTTTAACTCTAATGAAAAGGCTAAAACTATATCTTTTTCAAATAATTTATTTACTCCAACAGCTCCTGGGTCTTTTCCTCCATGGCCTGGATCTATAATTATTGTAGATATAGTTTTCTCGCTGAATTTACTTACAGCAGGATTAAAAGCCTCTTTCAAATCTTCTACTTTTATATTTAAATTATTTAGTTTTATCTTATCATTATTTTGCGGATAAAGTAAATAACACGTATTAAACAGAGCTAATACAGTAATTAATAGTAATGTTATTCTTCGTCCTCTTTGATTTCCTCCGAATAACCACAATCTTCCTTGATACAAACTTTAAACAATCCTTTGTTTTTAATATTCTTCTCAACCATAAGTCCTCCGCATTTAGGACAAGGTTCTTGAAGAGGTTTATCCCAACTTACAAAATCGCATTTAGGATAATTAGAACAACCATAGAATTCTCTTCCTCTTTTTGAACGTTTTAATGTTATATCGCCTCCGCATTTAGGACAAACGCCAAAAGATATTCCTTTAGTGTTTTTACATTCAGGGAATCCGGAACAAGCTATGAAATATCCATATCTTCCCAAACGCTTAATCATCTTCTTACCGCATTTTTCACATACAAAATCAGTTTCTTCATTGAAAAAATCTTTCATATTATTGATATTTTCAGTAGCTGTTTTCAATGTATCCAAAAAATGAGGATAGAATTCTTTTAATATATTATTCCATTCTATATTATCGTCTTCTATTTTATCAAGTTTACTTTCCATGTCAGCAGTAAAGTTAATATTTACAAGTTCAGGGAAATTTTCGCTTATAAGCTCATTAACAAGTTTTCCTAATTCTGTAGGTACTAATTGTTTTCCTTTTCTCTGTACATAATGCCTTGATATAATTGTTTTAATAGTTGGAGCATAAGTAGAAGGTCTTCCTATTCCTGATTCTTCTAATATTTTTACTAATGAAGCATCTGTATATCTTGGAGGAGGTGTTGTGAAATGCTGCTGAGGATTATTTTCAACAAATTCACATACATCGTCTTTTGATAAATTAGGCATTTTTGAAGCTTTTTCTTTGTCTTCTTTATCTATTGTAAGAACTTTCATAAATCCGTCAAATTCTATTTTTGAAGAAGAAAGAGAAAACTCACAATCGCCTGCAACTATTATAGCTCTTGTATTTTTCATTTTTGCAGGAAGCATTTGAGATGATACAAATCTCTCCCATATAAGTTTATACAGTTTATATTGATCTGTTTTCAAATATTCTTTTATGCTATCAGGAGTTAAAAATACATTAGTAGGTCTTATAGCTTCGTGAGCATCCTGAGCATTCTTTTTTACTGAATATGTAGGAGGTTCAGGAGGTAAATAATTACTTCCGTATTCTTTTTCTATAAACTCTTTAGCCTGTTCTTGAGCAACAGGGGATATCCTTACACTATCCGTACGCATATAAGTTATTAAACCAGTTGCCTCTCCTGCAATGTCAACACCTTCATAAAGTGATTGTGCTACCTGCATAGTTTTTGAAGCACTGTATCCTAATGCACTGCTTGCCGCCTGTTGAAGTTTACTTGTAGTATATGGAGCTGTAGGGTTTCTTAATCTGTCTTTTACCTCTATGCTTGCAACAGTATAAGTTTTGTCTTTAAGATGTTCCATTATATCTTCAACATCTTGTTTAGTTTTTAAATCAGGCTTTTCACCTTTATATTTTTGAAGTTCTGCTAAAAACTCTTTATTTTTATGCTTTAAAAATACTCCGAAAGTCCAGTATTCAACAGGTACAAAAGTTTCAATTTCATCTTCTCTATTACATATTATAAGTAAAGCTACATTCTGTACTCTTCCTGCAGAAAGCCCTCTTTTAATCTTATCCCAAAGCAAAGGGCTTAAATTATAACCTATAAGTCTGTCTAATACTCTCCTTGCTTTTTGAGCATTAACTTTTGCAATATCTATATCTCTAGGCTGATCGATAGCCTCTTTTAAAGCATCTTTTGTTATCTCATGAAATACTATTCTTTTTATAGGTACAGCAGAGTTTACGCCTCTGATTTTATTTCCTATATGCCAAGCTATACTTTCTCCCTCTCTATCATCGTCGGCAGCTAACAATACTTCTTCCGCTTTTTTTGCCTCTTTTTTCAAATCATTTAATATTTTGGCTCTTCCTCTTATAGTAATGTATTCAGGTTCAAATCCATGATCTACATCTATAGCCAGTCTACTTCTAGGCAAATCTATTAAATGCCCCATTGATGACATTACAAGATAATCAGAGCCTAAATATCTATTAATTGTTTTAGCTTTCGCCGGAGACTCCACTATAACAAGTTTTTTCTTTTTAGACTCTTTTTTATCTTTTGTCTTTTTACTTGCTGTTTTTTTTACTTTTTCCTCTGTTGTTGTAGCCATAGTTAAATCTCCTTTTATAAATCCTAAAGTTATATATATTTTTTATTTTTCTATAGTATAATATTTTCCTGAAAGCTGCTTTATAATTCCTTTTATCTCTAATTGCATCAGCATAGAAGTTACAGTCTGCACTTTCATTTTGCTTTCCTCTATAACTTCATCAATATGTATTTTATCATTTTGTTTTATTATATTATAAAGCAATGCCTCATCTTCCTGTAAAGTACTTATAATAGATTCATCATTTTGTTTTGATATTTTATTTTTTTTCTTTTCCTTTTTATCTTTTACTTCTTCTTTTTTTATTTCTTTCTTTTCTTTACTATTATTGCTTTCACTTTTTATAGAATCATTTTTTAAAGATTTAGATTTTATATCTCCGCCCTCAAAATATTTTAATTTCATCTTCACATAATCATCATCATTTGAGAATATTGAATCAAAATCTTCAAGTATATCCATATAATTATATGCTATTTTAGCACCGTCTTTATATAGTTTATGATTTCCAAAATAACAGCTTTTCTTTTCATCATAAGGTGCAATATAAACATCTCTTCCTTGATTAAGAGCATAATCAACAGTAATTAAAGCACCGGATTTGCTTGCAGCTTCAACCATAACAACTGCATAAGAAAGTCCTGATATTATTCTGTTTCTTCTAGGGAAATTCATTCTGTCAGGTTTTCTTCCCACTTCAAATTCGCTTACTATCAATCCTTTTTCTGATAATTTGTTATATATCTGCAAATTTTCAGAAGGATAAACATTATCAATTCCATTTCCTAAAACAGCCACAGTATTAATATGAGATGATATTGCCCCAAGATGTGCTTCTCTATCAACTCCTTTAGCCATTCCTGATACAACAGATATATTCAAAGATGATAATTTACTAGCAAGCTCAAAAGAATATTTATGGCTTTCATTTGTAGGCTCTCTAGTACCTACTATTGCTATAGCATTTCTTCTTAGCTTTTTTAAATCTCCCTTATAATAAAGTATATAAGGCGGATTATCTATTTGTTTTAAATTAAATGGATAATCTTCATCAAATAAACTTAATATTCCTATACCATAGTTATTTGATTTTTCTACTATTGTATTTGCTTTATCTAATATTTCATTTTTATCAAAATTACCTATTTGAGATTTAAATTTTTTTTCTAATAATTCTTTTATATTTTCTTCTTTATCATCAAAAATATTTTCTACAGATTCATAATGATTTATAAGTTCGGATATTCTTTTATCTCCTACTTTATCAATTTGATTCAAGGCAATCAAATAAGTTTTAACATCATTATTTTTATTCAATTTCTCTGTCCTATAATTTGCTCAATATTTTTTAACACTGTTTCTTTTACATTATTTTCAACAGGCAGATTGAGTATTTTTCTATAAGCTGTTACAGCTTCATTATAATTTCCCCTGCTATATTGTATTCTTGCTAATAACATTAAATAATCTGCATTATCAGGACTCATTTCAACAGCTTTTTTTATATTTTCAAATGCTTCTTCATAATTTTCTTTTTGTATTCCCTGTAATGAAGCTAAAGCAGCATAATAATTTGCATTATTAGGATCTTTACTTATAGCAAAAGTTATATTACTTTCAGCTCTTTGTATGAAATTGCTTTTTTTCTCCTGAGTATCAGCACTTTCTGCTAAATTGGCATAAGATAAACCTAATCCATATCTTAAATATGGGCTATTAGGCAGTATTTTTAAAGCCTCATTAAAATATTTTGCTGAATATCCATACTGCTGTTTTACCAAACTTCTTTCTCCCAATGTTCTATATACAGATGCTAGTCTATCCTGAGCATATATTTTCTGATTTATAATGTCATTGTAAGTGGAAGTTATTTCAAGCAGAGCTTTATCATCATCTGCATTTTTTCCTTTTTCATATAAATTATAGGCTCTATTTAAATTAAACCTATTAAAAATTACCTGTTTATCACATGATATGATAGATAAAAAACAAATTATTAATGTAAAATATTTAAAAATTACTTCCATTATTTTCCTCACAATTATAATATATACAATATAATAGAAAAAAGTAAAGAAAATTATTAATATAATAGAAATAATTAATAAAAATATATCATTATAATATAAAAATATACTGTATTTTTTATGTAAAATTTGATATTCGTAATTTATTTTAAGAATATAATATCTGTTTTTATTTTATTTTTATCTATATCAGCATTATTTGTTTTCGTAACTTCTTCAAACATAAACTTATAAATATTTAATTGATCTTGATATTTATTTATATTATATTCGCTTTCTTCTGATACTTTATAGTCTAGTATATAATATTCATCATTTTTATTTTTAGTTATGATATCAATTTTTCCAGTTATTAATTTTTTTCCGTTATCATGTTGATATGTATGCTCTCTTGATACTATTTCCTCATTTCCATTGAGTATATTTTGTATATGATGATTTTCAAATAGCTTTTTGAATGCTGTGTTCAAACTTTCTGTTAATTGCTCTTTGCTATAATGATTATTGCTTTTTATTATATATGATTTTACTTTTTCAAGATATTCTTCTTTTTCTTTTTTATATTTATCAAAATTAAAATATTCAAGCATTTTGTGTATTATTATTCCTATATCTTTATATGATATAACCTCTATATCTTCATTATATTCATTATCTGTGTTATTTATATCATTTTCTAGTTTTGATATTTTTCTATTTAGAAGATCAGATATGTTAACATAATTTTTATTAAGTTTATTATTTTTATTTAAGGACGGATTAATATTTTTTATATATTCATTATTATTTTCTTTTTTGTTTTCTTTTGAAAGGCTATTAATTTTTTGTTTTATTAATTCTGCATCTGTAATATTTGTTTCTTCTTTTGGTATTATAGAAAGACCATATAAATATGAATCAATAAACTTATTTTCTATATCATCAATTTTTATTAAGCCTTCAGTATCTTCACTTATTGCATCAGATTTATAATTTTTTATTGTATCATTGAGATATTTATTTAAATATGATCTGTAGGTCTCTCCTTTAGAATGTTCTCCTGATAGTGTTAGATTATTAGAAGCTCTAGTCAAAGCAACATATAGTAATCTTCTTTTTTCTGATATCTCACTGATTTTATTTTTTTCTGTATTTGATGCTGAGAAATCTATACTATAGTGTTTATTTTTTACAGGAAGTTTTATAAAAGATGAATCTTCTATAAAATCAAAATCTGATAAATTAGGTTTTATATAACTTCCAATTCCAGCAACAAATACATTATTAAATTCAAGTCCTTTAGATTTATGTATAGTCATTATTTTTACAGATTCAACTGATAATTTTGGTATAGCAGAATAAGGTTCATTATCATTAGTATTTTTTAGATTGAGTACAAAATCATAAATATTATTTCCGGTTTGATTTTCAAAATCATTCGCTATAGTTTTTAATTTTTCTATATTAGCATAAGAAATTTCAGCATCATTCATAGTCATTAAATAATTATAGAAATTAGTATCAATGCATATAGTTTCTATTATTTCAGCGGCATTCATCATAGGTATTTGACTTTCTATATTGTTTAATAATTCTTTAGCTGTTTTTAATTGATTATAATAGCTTTTTGATTTGGCTATATTTTCTATTTCTTTATATTTATTTTCATCATAAACCATTTTTGGGAAATAATCTTTTATATCCAAATTTTTAACATACAAGCTGAATAAAAAATCTGATAGATTGCCTATATCAATATCAAATAATTCGCTTCTAAGTATCTCAGGAAGTTTGGCATGGTCTCTTAATATTAAGTATTCTAAGAATGTTTTTATTAATACTATTTCTTCTCTTGAATAGAATTTATTTCCGCCGTCTATATAGTATGGTATTTTATAA
It contains:
- a CDS encoding UvrD-helicase domain-containing protein, which encodes MVFNLNDKQKDIIKCFEDNGLCFVNASAGTGKTSTITEIYIKLLENKEKVSNIVVITFTKAAANEMLFRIRSKVRNKIDSIKNANDEKSLKEKKYWQNIYKDILTSAKISTINAFANSIAMENAMYLSIPPNMAILEDSIDIQETLKSEILNILRQSKHAETIRSLYRISTEDSKNKFAQRILHFLLKIKPRLENINRFEERALEIIKIDDKEYDKLYNNIYNYSIELINDNLKSGKFITECKNRISLLLQKIDLIKNKEKSKELKSEDYEYIRIALSNVSDAKLGNTKHDEFRAVLEDLKQCTNSMLNYIDILYNEENYKAVIDFIKETYNHIEKVKSNIGIYSHEDMMYKAIEALENDAISKEIRDNISSLILDEAQDTSILQFDFINLIVFGQREITSKSKTDKKLMIVGDRKQSIYRFRNADVNAFTNVQENFSNYVRYLKDNYRSNSMLIDFFNDLFKSTVFINDDINYKDEDDLDYNKKTENKAVSLLIFNNNIEDENIHLYADDKTELEAYAIAEYIKNNYSNDYKNTVILLQTFKRLDKYLKALSDYKIPYYIDGGNKFYSREEIVLIKTFLEYLILRDHAKLPEILRSELFDIDIGNLSDFLFSLYVKNLDIKDYFPKMVYDENKYKEIENIAKSKSYYNQLKTAKELLNNIESQIPMMNAAEIIETICIDTNFYNYLMTMNDAEISYANIEKLKTIANDFENQTGNNIYDFVLNLKNTNDNEPYSAIPKLSVESVKIMTIHKSKGLEFNNVFVAGIGSYIKPNLSDFDFIEDSSFIKLPVKNKHYSIDFSASNTEKNKISEISEKRRLLYVALTRASNNLTLSGEHSKGETYRSYLNKYLNDTIKNYKSDAISEDTEGLIKIDDIENKFIDSYLYGLSIIPKEETNITDAELIKQKINSLSKENKKENNNEYIKNINPSLNKNNKLNKNYVNISDLLNRKISKLENDINNTDNEYNEDIEVISYKDIGIIIHKMLEYFNFDKYKKEKEEYLEKVKSYIIKSNNHYSKEQLTESLNTAFKKLFENHHIQNILNGNEEIVSREHTYQHDNGKKLITGKIDIITKNKNDEYYILDYKVSEESEYNINKYQDQLNIYKFMFEEVTKTNNADIDKNKIKTDIIFLK
- the dprA gene encoding DNA-processing protein DprA, yielding MNKNNDVKTYLIALNQIDKVGDKRISELINHYESVENIFDDKEENIKELLEKKFKSQIGNFDKNEILDKANTIVEKSNNYGIGILSLFDEDYPFNLKQIDNPPYILYYKGDLKKLRRNAIAIVGTREPTNESHKYSFELASKLSSLNISVVSGMAKGVDREAHLGAISSHINTVAVLGNGIDNVYPSENLQIYNKLSEKGLIVSEFEVGRKPDRMNFPRRNRIISGLSYAVVMVEAASKSGALITVDYALNQGRDVYIAPYDEKKSCYFGNHKLYKDGAKIAYNYMDILEDFDSIFSNDDDYVKMKLKYFEGGDIKSKSLKNDSIKSESNNSKEKKEIKKEEVKDKKEKKKNKISKQNDESIISTLQEDEALLYNIIKQNDKIHIDEVIEESKMKVQTVTSMLMQLEIKGIIKQLSGKYYTIEK
- a CDS encoding N-acetylmuramoyl-L-alanine amidase family protein — its product is MYQGRLWLFGGNQRGRRITLLLITVLALFNTCYLLYPQNNDKIKLNNLNIKVEDLKEAFNPAVSKFSEKTISTIIIDPGHGGKDPGAVGVNKLFEKDIVLAFSLELKEELEDLLPNVKIVLTRTGDTYPTLEKRFEIANDAAKINTDKAKNALFVSVHANASFSPSARGFEAYFVSAQESSEYARAVSMFENEALVKFDNIDTSKYEKDSSQITHNSMLIEQYQKESKLLAESITEQVLKVSGVARRTKPVQNALFYVLKGAVMPSTLIELGFITNPEDAKFMNTKETRLKMVKATAEGIKQYIELFEKTKGFTK
- the topA gene encoding type I DNA topoisomerase is translated as MATTTEEKVKKTASKKTKDKKESKKKKLVIVESPAKAKTINRYLGSDYLVMSSMGHLIDLPRSRLAIDVDHGFEPEYITIRGRAKILNDLKKEAKKAEEVLLAADDDREGESIAWHIGNKIRGVNSAVPIKRIVFHEITKDALKEAIDQPRDIDIAKVNAQKARRVLDRLIGYNLSPLLWDKIKRGLSAGRVQNVALLIICNREDEIETFVPVEYWTFGVFLKHKNKEFLAELQKYKGEKPDLKTKQDVEDIMEHLKDKTYTVASIEVKDRLRNPTAPYTTSKLQQAASSALGYSASKTMQVAQSLYEGVDIAGEATGLITYMRTDSVRISPVAQEQAKEFIEKEYGSNYLPPEPPTYSVKKNAQDAHEAIRPTNVFLTPDSIKEYLKTDQYKLYKLIWERFVSSQMLPAKMKNTRAIIVAGDCEFSLSSSKIEFDGFMKVLTIDKEDKEKASKMPNLSKDDVCEFVENNPQQHFTTPPPRYTDASLVKILEESGIGRPSTYAPTIKTIISRHYVQRKGKQLVPTELGKLVNELISENFPELVNINFTADMESKLDKIEDDNIEWNNILKEFYPHFLDTLKTATENINNMKDFFNEETDFVCEKCGKKMIKRLGRYGYFIACSGFPECKNTKGISFGVCPKCGGDITLKRSKRGREFYGCSNYPKCDFVSWDKPLQEPCPKCGGLMVEKNIKNKGLFKVCIKEDCGYSEEIKEDEE
- a CDS encoding tetratricopeptide repeat protein, yielding MEVIFKYFTLIICFLSIISCDKQVIFNRFNLNRAYNLYEKGKNADDDKALLEITSTYNDIINQKIYAQDRLASVYRTLGERSLVKQQYGYSAKYFNEALKILPNSPYLRYGLGLSYANLAESADTQEKKSNFIQRAESNITFAISKDPNNANYYAALASLQGIQKENYEEAFENIKKAVEMSPDNADYLMLLARIQYSRGNYNEAVTAYRKILNLPVENNVKETVLKNIEQIIGQRN